The Acanthochromis polyacanthus isolate Apoly-LR-REF ecotype Palm Island chromosome 5, KAUST_Apoly_ChrSc, whole genome shotgun sequence genome includes a window with the following:
- the LOC110947451 gene encoding voltage-dependent calcium channel subunit alpha-2/delta-3-like, whose product MVKPDRIRTEDEALRRCITLHVFLKNPSFFETVDIYVSFTQVRIFPYLIGRESAFADNLKWMACANKGYFSQISTLADVQENVMRYLHVMSRPKVIDHEHDTVWTEAYVDSALSQAHKLNDKSGPSLMTTVAMPVFSTKNETKNQGILLGVVGTDITLQELMKLIPKHMLGIHGYAFAITNNGYILTHPDLRPLEGQKRRKPNYSSVDLSEVEWEDKDDTLRNAMVNRRTGTFSMEVKKTVDRGRRVLKMHNDYYYTDIKGTPFSVGVALSRGHGKYFFRGNVSVEAGLRDLEQPDVALADEWTYCNTEEEHEHRHLTQIQAIKLFMTGRRPHLKCDRELIQEVLFDAVVTAPLEAYWTGLALNKSENSDKGVEITFLGTRTGLSRTNLFVPADQLSNRDFLTAEDKEGVFNADHFPLWYKRAAEQVPGTFVYSIPFSTALENKSVVLASTAIQLLDDRKSPIVAAVGIQMKLEFFQRKFWTACRQCTALDGKCSISCDNEDINCYLIDNNGFILVTEEQSQTGLFFGEVEGAVMNKLLQMGSFKRITLYDYQALCKEYAGSSDSARTLSDPFSVVKWLLTELVIFLLEFNIYSWWNVDLSVKAQRSRGKTMMVPCDTEYPAFVSERTIKETTGNIDCDGCFRSFVIQQIPSSNLFMVVVDNKCDCSGAPPVTMDPIEIMYNESLKCDRLKFQKDRKKPESCHPFHPEENAMECGSATRLSSHLTAALLPLIAATISR is encoded by the exons CCAGATAGAATCAGGACAGAAGATGAAGCACTAAGGAGATGCAtcactttgcatgtttttttaaaaaatccttccTTCTTTGAAACTGTTGACATCTATGTGTCCTTTACACAGGTGCGGATATTCCCCTACCTGATCGGTAGAGAGTCTGCGTTTGCTGATAACCTCAAATGGATGGCTTGTGCCAACAAAG GATATTTCAGTCAGATCTCCACCTTAGCTGATGTCCAGGAGAACGTGATGAGGTACCTTCACGTTATGAGCCGCCCGAAGGTTATCGATCACGAGCACGACACGGTGTGGACTGAAGCTTATGTAGACAGTGCT CTTTCTCAGGCTCATAAG CTGAATGACAAATCAGGTCCAAGTCTGATGACAACAGTAGCCATGCCTGTCTTCAGCACAAAGAATGAAACG AAGAACCAGGGTATTCTGTTGGGGGTCGTAGGAACAGACATCACTCTGCAGGAGCTGATGAAGCTCATCCCCAAGCATATG TTAGGGATCCACGGATATGCATTTGCCATCACAAACAATGGCTACATCCTGACACATCCGGATCTCAGGCCTTTG GAGGGTCAGAAGAGGAGGAAGCCCAACTACAGCAGTGTGGATCTCTCTGAGGTGGAGTGGGAAGACAAAGATGACACA CTACGCAACGCCATGGTGAACAGGAGGACCGGGACCTTCTCTATGGAGGTGAAGAAGACGGTGGACAGAGGG agGCGAGTGCTGAAGATGCACAATGACTATTACTACACTGACATCAAAGGAACTCCATTCAG TGTCGGAGTGGCTCTCTCAAGAGGCCACGGAAAGTATTTCTTCAGAGGAAATGTATCAGTTGAAGCAG GGCTCCGTGATCTGGAACAGCCAGATGTCGCCCTGGCAGATGAATG GACCTACTGCAACACAGAGGAGGAGCACGAGCATCGTCACCTGACCCAGATTCAAGCCATCAAGCTCTTCATGACGGGCCGCAGACCGCACCTCAAGT GCGACAGAGAGCTGATCCAGGAGGTGTTGTTTGATGCTGTGGTCACGGCTCCACTGGAGGCCTACTGGACTGGACTGGCTCTCAACAAGTCAGA GAACTCAGACAAAGGAGTGGAGATTACTTTTCTGGGAACACGTACTGGTCTGTCGAGAACCAACCTGTTTGTCCCGGCCGATCAGCTGTCCAATCG AGATTTCCTGACAGCGGAGGACAAGGAGGGAGTGTTTAATGCTGATCACTTCCCTCTGTGGTACAAGAGAGCGGCGGAGCAGGTCCCCGGCACATTTGTCTACTCCATCCCCTTCAGCACAG CTCTGGAAAATAAGAGCGTGGTTTTGGCCAGCACAGCAATCCAGCTCCTGGATGACAGGAAGTCTCCAATAGTTGCTG CTGTAGGGATCCAAATGAAGCTTGAGTTCTTTCAGAGGAAATTCTGGACTGCCTGCAGACAG TGTACAGCTCTGGATggaaaatgtagcattagctgTGATAACGAG GACATTAACTGTTATCTCATTGACAACAATGGCTTCATTCTTGTTACAGAAGAACAGTCTCAG ACAGGGCTCTTCTTTGGAGAGGTGGAGGGTGCCGTTATGAACAAACTTCTCCAAATGGGGTCCTTTAAAAG GATCACACTATATGACTACCAGGCCCTTTGTAAAGAGTACGCAGGGAGCAGCGACAGCGCTCGCACTTTATCAGAC CCTTTCTCTGTTGTGAAGTGGCTTCTGACTGAACTTGTcat ttttctgCTAGAATTTAACATCTACAGCTGGTGGAACGTCGATCTTTCTGTCAAAG CTCAGAGGTCTCGGGGGAAAACCATGATGGTCCCATGTGATACGGAATACCCTGCCTTCGTCTCTGAACGCACCATCAAAGAAACAACAGGAAACATCGACTGTGATGGCTGTTTTAG GTCTTTTGTCATACAGCAGATTCCCAGCAGCAACCTCTTCATGGTTGTCGTTGACAATAAGTGTGACTGCAGTGGTGCTCCTCCAGTAACCATGGATCCCATCGAGATCATGTA CAACGAGTCACTAAAATGTGACAGACTGAAGTTTCAGAAGGACCGGAAGAAGCCAGAATCATGTCATCCTTTCCACCCCGAG GAAAATGCCATGGAGTGTGGTTCAGCAACACGCCTCTCCAGTCATCTAACAGCGGCTCTACTGCCTCTGATAGCAGCGACCATCAGCAGGTGA